The following coding sequences are from one Pararge aegeria chromosome 13, ilParAegt1.1, whole genome shotgun sequence window:
- the LOC120628847 gene encoding receptor-type guanylate cyclase gcy-4-like isoform X2 — protein sequence MVLAIEDERVYVSRYLFSEPVSTDILNKATLEQIFVVTNRWLADDQSPVPDPLKMSLYDFREEVLHTLTNKQDSLKRISIYQQINSMLLNYMMKNVKSTKSPLWRKFLACYELVKTMDEMSVTIALVKSVDSNFQVLSPLQQHMGSVLEHMQSTLQYLEVEGVADVSVLREIYDFYKASDLMFLNASEINTNKSTEVSINYIRDTNCFLEKLKDVQTHLWHIVRESASLEVWAARRTLGIGVVILCVVLLASPVLMLLLRHTMYTLQIFTESIEHSTQQLIAEKQKSDLLLCRMLPMPVLRRLRAQRTVPAEAFDAVTIYFSDIVGFTNIAANSTPMEIINMLNMLYSMFDDKIMQYNVYKVETIGDAYMVVSGLPQRNGNRHASEIADMALSLMRSVQDACVPHRPDEPLRIRAGINTGPCVAGVVGATMPRYCLFGDTINTASRMESTGEAMRIHISQTTKESLDTMGKYIVESRGIVDVPGKGPMETFWLLGKVGTTQAESPRHRLQDYDQNILEMLIK from the exons GGCTACGCTGGAGCAAATATTTGTCGTGACGAACCGGTGGCTGGCCGACGACCAATCCCCCGTGCCAGATCCACTGAAAATGTCATTATA CGATTTTCGGGAGGAAGTTTTGCATACATT AACAAATAAACAAGACTCGTTGAAGAGGATATCCATCTATCAACAGATCAATTCTATGCTACTCAATTACATGATGAAGAATGTTAAGTCTACCAAATCGCCACTGTGGAG AAAATTCCTCGCATGCTATGAGCTAGTGAAAACCATGGATGAGATGTCGGTGACGATAGCGTTGGTGAAGTCGGTGGATTCGAACTTCCAAGTTCTGTCACCTCTCCAGCAGCACATGGGGTCAGTGCTTGAACACATGCAGTCCACTCTTCAGTACCTGGAGGTGGAGGGAGTCGCGGATGTATCCGTATTGAGAGAGATCTATGACTT TTACAAAGCGTccgatttaatgtttttaaacgcAAGTGAAATCAACACTAACAAATCGACGGAAGTATCTATAAATTACATAAGAGATACGAACTGCTTTTTGGAGAAATTAAAGGACGTGCAAACACATCTATGGCATATTGTCAG AGAATCTGCAAGTTTGGAAGTGTGGGCTGCTCGTCGGACTCTGGGCATAGGAGTGGTGATTTTATGCGTGGTGTTGTTGGCTTCACCCGTGCTGATGCTGCTATTGCGGCACACAATGTATACACTGCAG ATATTTACAGAATCAATCGAGCACAGCACCCAACAGCTAATAGCAGAGAAGCAGAAGAGTGACCTACTTCTGTGTCGTATGCTGCCCATGCCAGTGCTGAGACGCCTCAGAGCACAGCGGACAGTACCCGCTGAAGCCTTCGACGCTGTTACCATATACTTCAGTGACATCGTCGGCTTCACAAATATAGCTGCTAATAGTACCCCCATGGAGATCATCAATATGCTCAACATGCTGTACAG TATGTTCGATGATAAAATAATGCAGTACAACGTTTACAAGGTTGAAACGATCGGTGACGCCTACATGGTGGTTTCGGGACTACCTCAGAGAAatg GCAATCGCCATGCGTCTGAAATAGCAGACATGGCACTGTCACTGATGCGCAGCGTACAAGACGCTTGCGTGCCGCACCGGCCGGACGAGCCGCTCCGTATACGTGCCGGTATTAACACGGGCCCATGTGTCGCCGGCGTTGTCGGCGCCACCATGCCTCGATACTGTCTGTTTGGAGACACCATCAATACAGCCAGTCGTATGGAGAGTACGGGGGAAG CGATGAGAATACACATATCGCAGACAACGAAAGAATCCCTGGACACGATGGGCAAATACATTGTGGAGTCAAGAGGCATCGTTGATGTCCCG gGTAAAGGACCAATGGAGACATTCTGGCTCTTGGGTAAAGTGGGCACCACTCAAGCGGAGAGTCCACGGCATCGTCTCCAAGACTACGACCAGAACATTCTAGAAatgctaattaaataa